In Cicer arietinum cultivar CDC Frontier isolate Library 1 chromosome 7, Cicar.CDCFrontier_v2.0, whole genome shotgun sequence, a single window of DNA contains:
- the LOC101502490 gene encoding DNA replication licensing factor MCM5: MSGWDEGGVYYSDQAHSWDDNRGETEAAASNHTILQKFKEFIRNFETGNNVFPYREGLLHNPKFLVIDMEDLDSFDPDLPSKVRSAPADFLPLFETAAAQVLVSLKTKVAGDTGVMEDAAPGDVQVLLTSKEDPVSMRSLGAQYISKLVKVAGITIAASRTKAKATYVTLICKNCKKGKQVPCRPGLGGAVVPRSCDHIPQPGEEPCPIDPWLIVPDKSKYVDQQTLKLQENPEDVPTGELPRNLLLSVDRHLVQTVVPGSRLTIIGIYSIFQASNSSTSNKGAVAVRQPYIRVVGIEDANEAKSRGPTAFTTEEIEEFKKFAAEPDAYKNICSKVAPSIFGHEDVKKAVACLLFGGSRKNLPDGVRLRGDINVLLLGDPSTAKSQFLKFVEKTAPIAVYTSGKGSSAAGLTASVIQDSSTREFYLEGGAMVLADGGVVCIDEFDKMRPEDRVAIHEAMEQQTISIAKAGITTVLNSRTSVLAAANPPSGRYDDLKTTQDNIDLQTTILSRFDLIFIVKDVRMYSQDKIIASHIIKVHASAHATMGENRTIHSKEENWLKRYLQYCRTECHPRLSEAAAKLLQNNYVKIRQDMRQQANETGEAAAIPITVRQLEAIVRLSEALAKMKLSHLATEANVQEAIRLFTVSTMDAAKSGINQQINLTPEMANEIQQAEIQIKRRVGIGNHISERRLIDDLGRMGMNDSIVRRALLIMHQRDEVEYRRERRVVFRKA; this comes from the exons ATGTCAGGTTGGGACGAAGGAGGCGTTTACTACAGCGACCAAGCACACTCTTGGGATGACAACCGCGGCGAAACTGAAGCAGCCGCATCCAACCACACAATCCTCCAAAAATTCAAAGAATTCATACGAAACTTCGAAACCGGTAACAATGTCTTCCCTTACAGAGAGGGCCTTCTCCATAACCCTAAGTTCCTTGTTATCGATATGGAAGATCTCGATTCATTTGATCCCGACCTTCCCTCTAAAGTCCGATCAGCCCCTGCCGATTTCCTCCCGTTG TTTGAAACTGCGGCGGCGCAAGTACTGGTGAGTTTGAAAACTAAGGTGGCTGGAGATACTGGAGTTATGGAAGATGCTGCTCCTGGCGATGTTCAGGTTCTCCTTACTTCTAAGGAGGATCCCGTTTCAATGAGATCGCTTGGT GCTCAATACATATCAAAGCTTGTTAAAGTTGCTGGGATAACTATTGCTGCATCCAGGACTAAGGCAAAGGCAACTTATGTCACTCTTATATGCAAGAATTGTAAGAAGGGGAAGCAAGTTCCGTGTCGACCAGGACTTGGGGGAGCAGTTGTTCCTCGTTCCTGTGATCATATTCCTCAG CCTGGAGAAGAACCTTGTCCAATAGATCCGTGGCTTATTGTTCCTGACAAGAGCAAGTATGTTGATCAACAAACCTTGAAGCTGCAAGAAAATCCGGAG GATGTTCCAACTGGAGAGCTTCCTAGAAACCTGCTTCTCTCTGTTGATCGACATCTTGTTCAGACAGTAGTTCCTGGCTCAAGATTAACCATCATTGGAATCTATAGTATTTTCCAGGCTTCCAACTCTTCTACATC TAACAAAGGAGCAGTTGCTGTTAGACAGCCTTATATTAGGGTCGTAGGAATTGAAGATGCAAATGAAGCCAAGTCTCGAGGTCCCACTGCATTTACAACAGAAGAA ATTGAAgaattcaaaaaatttgcaGCTGAGCCTGATGCATACAAAAATATATGCTCCAAGGTTGCTCCATCTATATTTGGGCATGAAGATGTCAAAAAGGCTGTGGCCTGTCTTCTATTTGGAGGGTCAAGAAAG AATTTGCCAGATGGAGTGAGACTTAGAGGTGATATCAATGTGTTGCTTCTCGGGGATCCATCTACTGCAAAGTCACag TTTCTCAAGTTTGTTGAAAAGACTGCTCCTATTGCTGTTTATACTTCTGGAAAAGGCTCTTCAGCTGCTGGTCTCACAGCTTCTGTAATCCAAGACAGCAGCACT CGTGAGTTTTATCTTGAAGGAGGAGCCATGGTCTTGGCAGATGGAGGTGTCGTCTGCATTGATGAGTTTGACAAGATGAGACCAGAAGATAG GGTGGCCATTCATGAAGCCATGGAACAACAAACTATATCCATAGCCAAAGCAGGAATAACAACTGTTCTTAATTCAAGGACTTCAGTTCTTGCTGCTGCCAACCCTCCATCAGGACGTTATGACGACCTTAAG ACTACACAGGATAACATTGATTTACAGACAACTATTCTTTCTAGGTTTGATTTAATCTTCATAGTGAAAGACGTCAGAATGTACAGTCAAGATAAG ATAATAGCTAGTCATATCATAAAGGTTCATGCATCAGCTCATGCAACGATGGGTGAGAATAGGACTATCCATTCCAAAGAAGAAAATTGGTTGAAGAG GTACTTACAATATTGTCGAACTGAATGCCACCCTCGTCTATCGGAAGCTGCAGCCAAATTACTGCAAAATAATTATGTGAAAATCAGACAG GATATGAGGCAGCAAGCAAATGAAACTGGAGAAGCTGCCGCAATACCGATTACTGTAAGGCAGCTAGAAGCTATTGTAAGGTTGAGTGAGGCACTTGCAAAGATGAAACT TTCTCATCTTGCTACCGAGGCAAATGTGCAAGAAGCCATTAGGCTTTTCACTGTATCTACGATGGACGCAGCTAAGTCTGGAATAAACCAACAAATAAATCTTACACCTGAAATGGCAAATGAGATACAG CAAGCAGAAATTCAGATAAAGAGAAGAGTCGGGATTGGAAACCACATATCAGAAAGAAGACTGATTGATGACCTCGGCAGAATGGGGATGAATGATTCCATT GTGAGAAGAGCTCTTCTAATCATGCACCAGAGAGACGAAGTTGAGTACAGGCGAGAAAGGCGTGTTGTATTTAGGAAAGCATAA
- the LOC101502177 gene encoding uncharacterized protein, with protein sequence MAPPKLTDYERERLENIRRNNEMMAKLKVHSKVSELSNRPKVVTKSYSVKSEKKPKTETPVVIRRSLRTRGIPPDSKGLDLDATSDSNLLIRNSPQKSDSLVQTLGPIPMKDAYRGADSDRSFIESLVDVSNKDFSEEKLNGSVKKRKIECSLKLESMSLDPENIARIVPGRITQMKFFPSNDRKMVVAGNKFGDIGFWNVGENDVFLYHPHQAPISGILVQPHCLSKIYTSCYDGLVRLMDVEKEIFDMVYNSDNCIYALSQPKNEANCLYFAEGSGGLTVWDNRIGKCSSNLDLHETRINTIDFNPQSSQIVATSSSDGTACTWDLRCIGESKLTALRTFARKRSVQSAYFSPSGCSLATTSMDNTIGIYSGVHLEDETSVYHDNQTGRWISTFRAIWGWDDSYLFVGNMKRGVDVVSTVQRATVMTLQSPHISAIPCRFDAHSSEVGMLAGATSGGQVYIWTSS encoded by the exons atggCGCCTCCCAAACTCACCGACTATGAACGCGAACGACTCGAAAACATTCGCCGCAACAATGAAATGATGGCCAAACTCAAAGTCCATTCCAAAGTTTCCGAACTCTCCAACCGTCCCAA GGTCGTTACTAAATCGTACAGTGTGAAATCGGAGAAAAAACCTAAAACGGAAACCCCTGTAGTCATCAGACGCTCACTTCGAACAAGAGGTATTCCACCCGATTCCAAGGGTTTAGATTTAGATGCTACTTCAGATTCCAACCTTCTCATTCGCAATTCCCCCCAAAAAAGTGATTCTTTGGTTCAAACTTTGGGTCCTATTCCCATGAAAGATGCTTATAGAGGCGCCGATTCTGACCGATCTTTCATTGAATCATTGGTTGATGTGTCCAACAAGGATTTTTCAGAAGAAAAACTCAATGGGAGTGTAAAAAAGAGGAAAATTGAGTGTTCCCTTAAGTTGGAATCTATGTCGTTGGATCCTGAAAATATAGCGCGTATTGTTCCTGGAAGGATAACTCAAATGAAGTTTTTTCCCTCCAATGATAGGAAAATGGTTGTAGCGGGTAACAAATTTGGGGATATTGGGTTCTGGAATGTTGGAGAAAACGATGTTTTTTTATACCATCCACATCAGGCTCCCATTTCTGGGATATTGGTTCAACCTCATTGCTTGTCAAAG ATATACACAAGTTGTTATGACGGACTTGTTCGGTTGATGGATGTTGAGAAGGAAATATTTGATATGGTCTATAATAGTGATAATTGCATATATGCTCTCTCACAGCCAAAGAATGAAGCAAACTGTTTATATTTTGCTGAGGGTTCTGGGGGTTTGACTGTTTGGGATAACAGAATaggaaaatgttcatccaacttGGATTTGCATGAAACTAGGATTAATACAATAGATTTCAACCCTCAAAGCTCTCAAATTGTAGCTACCAGTTCCTCTGATGGTACTGCCTGTACTTGGGATTTGAGATGTATTGGTGAGTCTAAGCTCACAGCCTTGAGGACATTTGCACGCAAAAGATCTGTGCAATCTGCATATTTCTCTCCTTCTGGATGTAGCCTTGCCACTACAAG CATGGACAACACAATTGGTATATACAGTGGAGTTCACTTGGAGGATGAGACTTCTGTTTATCATGACAATCAGACTGGCAGATGGATTTCAACTTTCAG AGCAATATGGGGTTGGGATGACTCATACCTCTTCGTTGGGAATATGAAAAGAGGAGTTGATGTCGTCTCGACAGTTCAAAGGGCGACAGTAATGACTCTACAGAGCCCACACATATCTGCAATTCCATGTAGATTTGATGCTCACTCTTCTGAGGTTGGGATGCTAGCAGGTGCTACAAGTGGAGGCCAGGTCTATATTTGGACATCAAGCTAA